Below is a genomic region from Alkalinema sp. FACHB-956.
AACTTTACCCTGTGATGGTGCAGGGGGCAACTTATTTGAACGGCCAAGCTGATTTGATGGTGGGTGTGGATTTGCCGATGCCCTTCAAGCTCATGCCAAAATCGTTGATTGAGGCAACGGGAACTGCATTGTTAAACAGTATTCTCCTGACAGTCAAGCAACGTCTCATGACTCAGCTGCTAGAGGATTACCAAAGATGGGTCAACCAACAGCAAGCGGAACTAGCAGTGCTGCCGAGAGGATGATAGCAGTCGAGAAGATGATAGCAAACGCGAGTTCGTCTGCTTTGCAAACATTGCATTCCTGGTTTGCAAGTTAAATCCCTGGTTTGCAAGCAGTGACTCAATGCTGAGTCCATTTTGGTTGACCATTTTCAGGGGGCCTATTTTTGGAATGCCTGTTTTCAGAGTATATGACTAGGCTAGCTAGAGCCTTTGGGTGAAGAGCATCTTTCTCAAGGCTCAACTTTCTTAAGGCTCAAATAACGGTAATTGCTGCATCACCGCTTGAACAGGCGCGTAGCTTTTACGATGCCAAGGCGTAACTCCCAGGGTCTGAAGTGCCTCGCGATGTTGTTGAGTTCCATACCCCGCATTTCGTTCCCATCCATAGCCGGGATAGCGTTTTGCCAGACATTGCATGAATCGATCGCGCCGCACTTTGGCCACGATCGAGGCACAGGCAATGCTGTAGGACAGGGCATCTCCATGGATAATCGTCGTGACACTACCCAGATCCGCATGGTAAATTTCCCGTCCATCAATCAAGGCATGATCCACAGGGGCAACCCGTGCTAGAGCCCGCTGCATGGCTAAGTAGGACGCCCGTAGGACATTCCACTGATCCACTTCCGCCACGGATGCGACCCCCACTCCCACCGCGATCGCCTGGGCTTGAATTTTTGGCAGCAACTGAATCCGTTTGGCGGCGGAGACTTGCTTAGAATCGCGTACCCCCGGAATCGGTGTCACTTCGGGGGGCAGAATGACTGCTGCTGCCACGATCGGCCCTGCCAAGCAACCTAAGCCGGCCTCATCCACCCCTGCCACCCGCACAATCCCGGTCTCCCAAAAGCTTTGTTCAATATCGAGTTTTGGATCCTGTACCATTTCACCCACCTCTTTGAACCCATGCCACCATTGGGCGAGCCCGTCAGTTAGGCTCTCGCAAGCCTGTTCTCTCTAAGCCAGTTTCTTGCAAACCATTTCTCTACAAACCATGTCCCTACAAACCCGGCTTTAGTGTTTGATCTAACGGATGATTGCATTTTGTTCACAGTCGGTGGGTTGGTAGATTGAAATGGGGTTTGCAGATTGAGACGACGGTGCAAATTGAGTAGCTGGGGATTGCCATAAGAAGCCTACCAACGGAGACCCCCTGACAAACAGTACAAAAAAACAAACAGCACAAAAAAATTGTGCAAATTGATCAAGCTTGTAAAGGACAGATTATGGGCAAGATCTGCGGTGGTCTAGGAATGTTGTATTCTTCGTTCCATACTCTATTCATACTTTAAGTGACACCTCCAGCGATGTAGAAGTGTCACTTAAACAGTATCAGAAGCAGTATCCAAAGATAATCTGCTCAAAGCTAAGAAGACAGATGGACGATCGAACCTATTAAAGCGATCGTGTTCTAGAGCTTGTAGAGCCCATCGGTTTTAGAGCCAATGGCATCACGACCCAATGAGCCCTCAGGAGGGCTAGGAACCATTATTCTTCCAAGACCGCAGAGGAGCGACGACGACGGCGACGAATTCGACCATCATTTTCTTGGGCTGACTCTTCTGATTCCTGATTGAAAGGGCTGGACTCTTCCACAGATGGGCTTAAGGATGGGGCAAAGCCAGAACGACTGGAAAAGGTGTCTGCCTCATGGATTTCATCCACGGAATCTGTCGAGCTCGCGGAGAACTTTCCCACAGAAACCGCGACATCATCCTCATCTTCGTCATCCCTATCCACCAATCCAGCTTCAACCTCTGGTACAGGGGGAGCTTCTCCCGGTAGAAAGACCGAAATCAAGGCTGCCTTAGGATTTTTCACTTCCTGAGGGGAGAGAATGAGGGGAGAAACGCCCATCAATGCATAGACATCCTGTTCCTCTTCGGTCATTTCCACATGCACCACTTCTGGGGGTTCGGAAGGGAAGCGATCGCGGCGGTTACGACTGCGACGATCTTCTCGTTCTGGACGTTCTCCCCGTTCTGGACGGGCGTCTCGCGCTGGCACCTCTTCTGTAGGAACCGGACTGCCATTACCTCGAGCACCTGCTAACACCGGTGATCCAACAGTTCCGGGGTAGCGGCTAGGCTCTTCCCAGGAG
It encodes:
- a CDS encoding ribonuclease HII → MVQDPKLDIEQSFWETGIVRVAGVDEAGLGCLAGPIVAAAVILPPEVTPIPGVRDSKQVSAAKRIQLLPKIQAQAIAVGVGVASVAEVDQWNVLRASYLAMQRALARVAPVDHALIDGREIYHADLGSVTTIIHGDALSYSIACASIVAKVRRDRFMQCLAKRYPGYGWERNAGYGTQQHREALQTLGVTPWHRKSYAPVQAVMQQLPLFEP